In Streptomyces sclerotialus, the DNA window CGAGGCCGTCCAGGAGGGCGGTGAGGCGCCAGGCCGCGGCCTTGGGGTCGGGGCAGTCGAATTCGCCGGCCGCCGCGCCTTCGGCCATCACGTCGGCGAGGGCGGTCTTCCACTCCTGGTCCAGGCCGCCGGCCGTCTCGCGGAGGACGGGATCGCGGAGGGCCGCCGCCCAGCCCTCGATCCACAGGCGCCAGCCCTTGGCCTGGCCGGCCGGTGCGTACCAGCGGACGGCCGCGCGCAGGCGGCGCACGGCGGTCGTGCGGCGGCCGAGAAGGCGGCGCAGGTGGGCGAGGTCGGCCTCGGCGGCGTGCGCGAAGGCCGCCGCGACGAGCTTCTCCTTGGTGGCGAAGTGGTACAGGACCAGGGCGTTGGAGACGCCCAGTGCCGAGGCCACGTCGGAGACGCGGACCGCCGCGACCCCCCGTGCTTCGATCTGCTCGATGGCGGCGCGCAGCAGCTCCTCGCGCCGCTCGGCCACGTTCAACCGGACTCTTGCCACGCGGCCAGCCTACAGCCGGGGGCGTGCGCAAACCCTTGACACCGCGCGGCGGCGGAACCGCCACGACCCGCTCCCATTACTGACTGTGCGTTCAGTTAGTTGCGACGGGGGGCCGGAGCCGGGCGTGTCAATGAGCCCGCTGATCGAATACTCAGCCAGCGGGCTGGGCGCTGCCAAAAGGGGTGCGGCTCAGTCGTGGTGGCCGAGGCGCCGGTCCAGTGCGCGGTCCGCGCGGCTGACGGCGTCGGCGGTGGCCCGGCGGGCGGCGTCCGCGTCCGGGAGGCCGAGTGCGGCGGCGATGCGGTCCCACTCGTACCCGGAGGCCAGCAGGGCACGGACGGCGCCGCCGAGCGCGGAGTCCGCCGCGGCCCGCACCCGGCCGATCTCGGCGAGCGTGGCCAGCAGGTCGGGGGCGGTACGCGCGGCCGCGCTGTGCTGCCCGGCGGCGGCCAGCGACTGGTCGGTGGTGACCCACCAGTCGCCGGCGGTGGCGGCGGGGAGTTCCGGTGTCAGGGTCATACGGCCAGAGTAACGACGCCGGACCGCTTGACGGGCCTCTTGGTCCACTGAGCGGACCACCACTGCCGCTCCTCATGAGGGATGTCCGGATGAGGGATGTCCGGATGAGGGGCGGCCGGACCTCGCCGGTCCTCAGAACTGGTCCTCAGAAGGTGCCGGCCGCCGTCATGTTCGCCAGCGTCTGCCGGAGGGTGCCGCCCAGGGCGGCCTTGGTCTTCCGGGCCTGGGGGGTGTCGACGTGGATGGCGTTCATGTGCAGTCCGGTGTCGTTCCGGTGGAACCAGAAGCAGATGCCGTTGCTGCGGGAGACCCAGAGGTGCTTCTTCGCGTTCCGCGCCGTGTGGTGGGCGGCACCGGGTGACTTCCGGAAGTCCAGGTAGGAGAAGAAGTTGACCGCGTAGGGCCAGTACCGCTGCTCGGTGTAGTCCTGCGGGGCGAGCAGGTGCCACGCCTTGACGAAGGGCACGTCCGCGTGGCGCCGCATCTCCGCGCAGGCGTCCCGTACGCCCGCCATGACGTCCGGGAACTCCTGGTCCTCGGCCACCGGGAATTCGATGGGCATGGTGTTGATGTACCAGCCCATGGTGTGCGCGTGGGCGCCCCGGCCGCGTTCGTTGACCGGCATGAGGCCCCGGTAGACGTCGGGCCCGCCCTCCTTGCGGAGGGATACCCCGACGGCGGCCAGCACACCCATGAACAGCCGTCCGCCGACCGCCTCGCACCGGGCCGCCAGCGCGTCGGCCTCCCGCTCGTGCAGAAGCGTTTCCGTCACATTGACCGTGGGGTACAGCCGGCCCGGTTCGACACCGAGGTCCAGCGGGAACGGCGGGAAGAAGCAGTCACCGCGCGCGATGAACTCCTTCCAGCGGCCCAGCCGGGCGTCCGCCGCGTCCATGGCCGCGTTGTCCTCGCGCTGCGCACGGCTGAAGTCGAGGTAGCTGCCCACCTCGGGGAGGGCGGGCTCCTCGCCGCGTGCGTACGCCGCGTACGCGGTGGCGATGTCGTTCACCGCGATCGGCGTCGACAGCCCGTCGGTCACCAGGTGGTCGCAGGCGAAGTACACCGTGGTGGACTCGTCCCGGACCACCGCGCCCATGATGATCAGCGGCCAGGAGAGCGTGTCGACCCGCTGGAAGAACCGGTGCAGGTAGTCGCGGACCTCCTCGGCGGAACCGGCCGGTCCCACGTCCACGCATTTGAGCTCGACGTCCTCCGGGGTCAGGGCGTCGCAGGACAGATCGCCGGCGAGCTGCTGGAATGTGCAGCGCAGCACTTCGTGGCGGCGCACGAAGTGCAGCAGTGCCGATTCCAGCGCGGCGCGGTCGACCGGCCCGGAGATCTCGAACGACCCGGCCACGTAGGCGGAGACGGCGTCGTCGTCGCCATGGGTGTCGTGGGCCACCGCGAAGTGTTTCGCCTGGTTGTACGTCGTGGTCTCGGATGGCTGGGAGGGTTCGGCGGCGCCGTGCATCCGCGCGGTCACCACCGACCACTCGAAGACATGTCCCGGGGCGATCTCCGCGTCTCCGATGGGTACCTGAAGCACTATGGCTCTTTCCGTCGCCTGTCAGTTGCCGTGTCGCTCGCGCGGTCAGGGCGGCCATGACCCGGACCCGCTCTTTCACCCAACGAGCCGGGATGCCGACAGAAACGGGGTACCGATCGTCGTACCGGTCCGGGGTCAGCCCTCGGCCCGCTCCACCTTGTCGATGAGCAGGGCGTATGCGAGCAGGCCGACCAGGACGACGAGGGCGATGCAGCCGAGCGCCCAGGCGAAGGCCGGTTGCTCAGCAGGACCCGCAGGTCGGCGCGGATGCTGGTGTCCGGTATCCCTGCTGGGTGCCGGAGAGGTGCAGCTCCTCCTTGATGTGCGGCAGGGCGGCCGAGAGGTGCGTACGGTCCAGGTGGTTGATCGCCGTGATCACGGAGAGGCAGGCGAGCAGCCCGTAGCGGGCGCGGCTGAGCGCGGGGCGGCGGTGTCGGGGACGACGGGCGGGGGCGAGGCGGGGCGCAGGGTCGCACTCATGCGGGGACACCTTCGTCCGGTCCGCTGCGCGGATCGGGGTCCGCGGTACGGAGCTGGTCCGCTGTGCGGGCCGCTCGGTCCGAGCTGCGGTGTCGATAGAACGTGTGCTGACTACCTGCAAGAGGTTGCTGACGAGTAATCGCAGGATCACCTGCCCCTGGTCCGCGCAGCGGACCTCGTCCCATACTGGTCGCCATGAGCGAGAGCGAGCGCGGCGGCATGCGGACGGTTCAGCGGGCCATCGACATCCTGGGGCTCTTCGGGGAGGAGCGCCCCGCGCTGACTCTCCGGGAGATCGTCGAGGGCAGCGGACTGCCCAAGACCACCGCGCTCCGCCTGCTCCAGACGCTCCGCATGAACGGCCTGCTCTGGCTGGACGAGCACGGCAGATACACCGCGGGCCCGACGTTCCTGCGCTGGGTCCGGCTGGCGGACCAGGGCTGGCGCCTCCCGGCCACCGCCCGGCGCGCGCTGCGCGAGCTGGCGGCCGAGCACCGGGAGACGGTGCACCTGTACGTACGGCGCGACGCGCACCGGATCTGCATCGCCCAGGAGGAGGGCCCACAGGCGCTGCGGCACGTCGTACGGGTCGGCGACGAGCTGCCGCTGTGGGCCGGCGGGCCGTCCAAGGTGCTGCTGATCGGCGCGGACGCGGCCCTGGTCGAGCGGGTCGCGCGCCGCTCCCCGCACGGCGCACAGCACTCCCGCACGCTCACCGAGTGGGCGGCGGAGGCGGCCCGCGCCGGGTACGCGGTCAGCCATGGCGAGCACGAGGAGGGGCTGTCCTCGGTGGCCGTGCCGGTGCGCTCGCGCGGCGGCGAGGTGGTCGCCGCGCTGTCCTTCGGGGGCCCGTCCGCGCGCTTCACCGCCGAGCGGGTGCCGCGCTTCGTGTCGTCCCTGACGGCGGCGGCCCGCACGGTGGGCGGCGGCCTGCCCCTCACGGGCTGACCTGCGGCGGCGGCCCGGCCCGCGCCTCCTCCCTCCCGGTCCGCGGCGCCGGATCCGCTAGCCCCGCAGCTCCTCCGCCGCGTCCGCGACCCGGGCGATCAGGCGGAGCAGGGTCTCCTGCTCGCCCTCGTCCAGCGGAGCCAGGAAGACCCGGTTCATGCGGGCCGTGCGCGTGGTGAGCTTGCGGTGGTGGCGGGCGCCCTCGTCGGAGAGTTTCAGGACGTTCCGGCGGCCGTCGCGCGGGTCGCGTACGCGCTCCACGAGGCCGCGGCGGACCAGCCGGGCGACCACGTCGGCGATGGTCGAGCGGTCCAGGTGCACGTGCTCGCTCAGCGTCCGCTGGTCGATGTCGGGCTTCTCGACCAGCGCGTTGAGCACCGCGAACTGCGGGGAGGTGGTCTCCTCGGACACCATCGCGCCCCACAGCAGCGAGTGCGCCTGCTGCAGGCGGCGGGCCAGGTGCCCGGGATGGGTGCTGAGATCGACCGCGGCCATGTGGCCTCCCATTGACGAATGAGGAACTGGGTGGAAGTCTACGGCCCATCGCCGAATTAATCAGTGCACTGAGCATTTCTTTCGGCAGTGCGCGCTCACCGTCGGCACCGTTCTTTGGACCCACACCCGCGGAGTGATGATGGCCGAGATTCGCAGCCTCGACGACGCCGTGGCGGACCTCATCCACGACGGGGACACCGTCGCCATGGAGGGTTTCACCCACCTGATCCCGTTCGCCGCGGCGCACGAGATCATCCGCCAGGGCATCACCGACCTGACCCTCGCCCGGATGACGCCGGACGTCATCTACGACCAGCTGATCGGCGCAGGCCTGGTCAAGAAGCTGATCTTCTCCTGGGGCGGCAACCCCGGCGTCGGCTCGCTGCACCGCTTCCGTGACGCCGTCGAGAACGGCTGGCCGCGCCCCCTGGAGCTGGACGAGCACAGCCACGCCGGCATGGCGAACCGTTACGTCGCGGGCGCGTCCAAGCTCCCGTTCGCCGTGCTGCGCGGCTACCGCGGCAGCGACATCCCCGGTCGCACGGACACCGTCTCCACCGTGACCTGCCCGTTCACCGGCGAGAAGCTGGCGGCCGTCGCCGCGCTGAACCCGGACGTCACCGTCATCCACGCCCAGCAGGCCGACCGCGCGGGCAACGTGCAGCTGTGGGGCCTGACCGGCGTGCAGAAGGAGGCCGCGCTCGCCGCGAGCCGGGTGCTGGTCACCGTCGAGGAGATCGTGGACACCCTGGAGCCGCGCCCCGGCGGCATCACCCTGCCGACCTGGGTGCTGGACGCGGTCGCCCACGTGCCCGGCGGCGCCCACCCCTCGTACGCCACCGGCTACTCCGTCCGCGACAACGCCTTCTACCAGGCCTGGGACCCGGTCGCGCGGGACCGCGAGGCCTTCACGCAGTGGATCGAGACGCACGTACGCGGCGCCGAGGCCGCAGCCCGTACGGCCGAAGGAGCGAACGCCTGATGTCCGAAGCGAACGCCCCCGAGGCGGAGTTCACCCGCGACGAGCTGATGGAGGTCAACGCGGCCCGCGCGCTGGCCGGCGCGAAAACCTGCTTCGTCGGCATCGGCCTGCCCAGCACCGCCGCCAACCTGGCCCGCGCCACCGTCAATCCGGGCCTGGTCCTCATCTACGAGTCCGGCACGATCGGTTCCAAGCCGACCGCGCTGCCGCTCTCGATCGGCGACGGCGAACTGGCCGAGACCGCCGACGCGGTGGTGCCGGTGCCGGAGATGTTCAACTACTGGCTCCAGGGCGGCCGGATCGACGTCGGCTTCCTCGGCGCCGCCCAGGTCGACCGGTACGCCAACATCAACACCACCGTCGTCAGCCGCGGCGACGGCAAGCCGGAGGGCCGCCTCCCCGGCGCGGGCGGCGCGCCCGAGATCGCCGCCAACTGCGGCAAGGTGCTGATGGTGCTGCGCCACTCGACCCGCAACTTCGTCCGCGCCCTGGACTTCGTCACCACGCTCGGCCACGGAGCAGGGCCCAAGGACCGGGCCGCGCTGGGCATGCCGGGCGCCGGCCCGGTCGCCGTCATCACCGACCTCGGCGTGCTGCGGCCCGACCCGGACACCGCCGAACTGGTCCTCACCGAACTGCACCCCGGTGTCACCGTCGAGCAGGTGCGCGAGGCCACCGGCTGGGAGCTGCGGGTCGCGGACGAGGTGGGCACCACCGCGCCGCCCACCGCCGAGGAACTGGCCGCGCTGCGGGCGCTCAAGGCCGCAGGGAAGAAGTAGGAGACCACCATGGCACTCACCCAGGCCGACATCGACCGCGAAGTCACCGAGCTCCAGGACGCGTACGACAAGGCACGGGCCGGCGGCGCGCCCGCCGCGCACCACCCGCCGCGGGACTACGCCCCCTACCGCTCCAGCACGCTGCGCCACCCCAAGCAGCCGCTGGTCGCGGTGCACGGCGACCCGGAGACCGTGGAGCTCTCCGGTCCCGCCTTCGGGCACACCGACGTCACGGACCTCGACAACGACCTCACCAAGCAGCACCACGGCGAGCCGCTCGGCGAGCGGATCACCGTCTCCGGGCGGCTGCTGGACGGCCGCGGCCGTCCCGTGCGCGGCCAGCTGGTCGAGATCTGGCAGGCCAACGCCTCCGGCCGGTACGCCCACCAGCGCGACCAGCACCCCGCGCCGCTGGACCCCAACTTCACCGGTGTCGGGCGCGTGCTGACCGGCGACGACGGCAGCTACTCCTTCACCACCATCAAGCCCGGCGCCTACCCCTGGCGGAACCACACCAACGCCTGGCGCCCGGCCCACATCCACTTCTCGCTGTTCGGCGACGCGTTCACCCAGCGCCTGGTGACGCAGATGTACTTCCCGAACGACCCGCTCTTCCCGTACGACCCGATCCTGCGCTCGGTGACCGACGAGTCCGCCCGGCAGCGGCTGATCGCCGCCTACGACCACGACCTCTCCCAGCCGGAGTTCTCGCTGGGCTACCGCTGGGACATCGTCCTGGACGGCCCGTCCGCCACCTGGATCGAGGAAGGCCGCTGATGACCGAGCAGCACACCCCCGCGCCCGCCCCCACCCCGTCGCACACCGTCGGCCCGTTCTACGGGTACGCGCTGCCCTTCCCCGGCGGCGGTGAGATCGCCCCCGCCGGCCACCCGGACACGATCACGCTGCACGGGTACGTGTACGACGGTGCCGGTGAGCCGGTACCGGACGCGCTGCTGGAGTTCTGGCAGGCGGACCCCGCGGGCTCGCTCGCCGGGAAACCGGGCTCACTCCGCCGCGACCCGGTGACCGGCGGCCACTACGGCCGCAACGGCGTGGACTTCACCGGCTTCGGCCGGGTGCCCACCGACGCCGACGGGCACTACGCGGTCCGTACGCTGCCGCCGGGCGGCGCCCCGTACGTCTCGGTCTGCGTCTTCGCGCGCGGCCTGCTGCACCACCTCTTCACCCGCGCCTACCTCGCCGAGCCCGCCGGCGACACGCTGCTGTCGGGTCTGGAGCCCGCGCGGCGGGAGACTCTTCTCGCCAGGGCCGAGGCGGACAAGCACCGTACGTACCGCTTCGACATCCACCTCCAGGGCGAGAAGGAGACGGTCTTCCTTGCCTTCGACTGATCCGACCGGGGGACCGGCCACCGGCCCGGACGACGTGGGGCTGCTGGCCCCCGTCCGGGCCGGTTCGGCGGCCGAGGCCGCGACCGGGGACGCCGCGTTCCTCCAGGCCATGCTGGACGCGGAGGCCGCGCTCACCCGGGCACAGGCCGCGCTCGGCGAGGCCCCGGCGGCCGCGGCCGAGGCCGTGACGGCGGCGGCCGACGTGCGCCGGTTCGACGCGCGCGACCTGGCGCTGCGCGCCCGCTCCGGCGGCAACCCGGTGATCCCGCTGGTCGCGGACCTCACCGCGGCCGTGAAGGAGAGCGCGCCGGACGCCGCCCCGTACGTCCACCGGGGCGCCACCAGCCAGGACGTCTGGGACACCGCCGCGATGCTGGTCGCGTCGCGGACGGTGGCCCTGGTGCTGGCCGACCTCGCCCGGACGGCGGACGCGCTGTACGGGCTGGCGGACGCGCACCGCGGCACGGTCATGCCGGGCCGTACCCTCACCCAGCACGCCGTGCCGACCACCTTCGGGCTGAAGGCGGCGGGCTGGCGGACGCTGGTCCTGGACGCGTACGAGCGGCTGGCCGCGGTCCGGCTGCCGGTCCAGCTGGGCGGTGCCGCGGGCACGCTGGCCGCGTTCGGCGCGCTGTCGGAGACGTTCACGCCCGAGGACGGGCCCCGGCTGATCGCCGCGTACGCGGCCGAGGCCGGGCTCGCCGAGCCGGACCTCCCCTGGCACACGCTGCGCACGCCCGTCGCCGACCTGGCGTCGGCGCTCGCGTTCGCCACCGGCGCGCTCGGCAAGATCGCCGCTGATGTGCTGGTGCTCTCCCGTACCGAGTGCGGCGAGGTCGCCGAGGGCAGCGGCGGGGGCTCGTCCGCGATGCCGCACAAGGCCAACCCGGTACGCGCGACGCTGCTCGCCGCGGCGGCGCGGCAGGCACCCGGCCTGGCCGGGACCGTGCTGGGCTCGCTCGCCGCCGAGGACGAACGCCCGGCCGGGGCCTGGCACGCCGAGTGGCAGCCGCTGCGCGAGCTGCTGCGGCTGGCCGGCGGCGCCGCCGAGCAGGCCGCCGGGCTCGCCGCCGGCCTGCGCGTCTTCCCGGACCGGATGCGCGCGAACCTGATGCGGACCAAGGGCCTGATGGCCGCCGAGCGGCTGTCCGCCGTGCTCGCGCCCGCGCTCGGGCGGCAGGCGGCCAAGGCCGCGCTGACCCGCGCCTCCCGCACCGCCGTCGAGGAGGACCGCACGCTGGCCGAGGTGCTGCGGGCCGACCCGGAGGTGGCCGGTGCGCTGCCCCCGGAGGAGCTGACCGCACTGGCCGACCCGGCCGCGTACACCGGCTCCGCCGCCGTCCTCACCGACCGGGCACTGCGCCGGCCCGGCCCGCCCGTGCCACCGCCGTCCGCGGCCGGCGCCTGACAGCCGCCCCGCCGGGCACCCGCTCCCCACCCGTACCCGTCACTCCCCCGAGGAGGTCCCCCATGGCCGAGCTCCCCCACCACCGACTCGACGGACCGCAGGACGCGCCGCCGCTGATCCTCGGTCCGTCCCTCGGCACCTCGCTCGACGTCTGGGAGCCGCAGCTGGCCGCCCTGACGCGTACCCACCGTGTGCTGCGCTGGGACCTGCCGGGGCACGGCGGTTCGGCGGCCGGGCTGGTGCCCGCCGAGGCAGCCGTGGACGACCTCGCCCGGCTCGTGCTGGGGCTGGCCGACAAGCAGGGCTGGGACACCTTCGCGTACGCCGGGATCTCCATCGGCGGCGCGATCGGCCTGACGCTGGCGGCCGGCCACCCCGAGCGGCTGACCCGGCTGGCCGTGGTGTGCTCCTCGGCCCACTTCGGCGGCCCGGACACCTGGCAGGAGCGGGCCGCGCAGGTCCGCGAGGACGGCACGGAGGCGATGGCGGCCGGCCGCCCGGGCACCTGGTTCGCGCCCGAGTTCGCCGCGACGCCGCGCGGCCAGGCCCTCATCAAGGACCTCCTCGACACCGACCCGGCCGGGTACGCCGCCTGCTGCGAGGCGCTGGCCTCGTACGACATCCGGGACCGGCTCGCCGGGATCACCGTGCCCACGCTGGTCGTCGCGGGCCGCGAGGACCCGGCGACGCCGCCCGCGCACGCCCGGGAGATCGCCGACGGCATTCCCGGCGCGAGCCTGACCGAGGTCGCGGGCGCCTACCACCTCGCGGGCGTGGACCGGCCAGGGCCGGTGACCGCCGCGCTCGCCGCGCACTTCGCGACCGCTGCGGACGCGGACGCCAGGCCGGAGGAGGCACCGGCCGACGACGCGGGCCGCCGCGCCGCCGGCATGGCCGTCCGCCGGGCCGTCCTCGGTGATCTGCACGTGGACCGGGCCGAGGCGAAGAAGACCCGGTTCACCGCCCGCTTCCAGGACTTCATCACCCGGTACGCCTGGGGCGAGATCTGGACCGGCGGCACGCTGGACCGCCGCACCCGCAGCTGCATCACGCTGACCGCGCTGATCGCCCACGGCCACCACTCCGAATTCGCCATGCACGTACGGGCCGCGGTACGCAACGGCCTCACCCCCGAGGAGATCGGCGAGGTACTCCTGCAGAGCGGCGTCTACTGCGGCGTCCCCGCCGCCAACACCGCCTTCGGCATCGCCCAGGAGGTACTGGCCGAGCTGGAGTGACCTGCGCGGCGGGGGTGCGTACGCCCCGTCCGGAATGATCCCCCGCGCGTTTCATGTGGGTGTCATGCGTGCATCACACCGGTGCGGCAGAGTGGTCGCCGCACCGGGTCGATCATCGACGAGCGCTGGGGGCATCAGGCATGACGGACTTCGGCAGACGGCGGCTGTTGGCGGCCGGCGGCGGTATCGCGCTCACCGGCGCCCTGGCGTCCTGTGGCTCCAACACCGGCCGGGGCGGCGGGGCTTCGGGCCCGGCGTTGAGCCAGTGGTACCACCAGTACGGTGAGCCCGGCACCGAGCAGGCGGTGAAACGGTACGCCGATGCGTACGACAAGGCCGACGTCACCGTCCAGTGGCGGCCCGGCGACTACGACCGGCAGACCGCCGCGGCCCTGCTGACCGACTCGGGCCCGGACGTCTTCGAGGTCAACGGCCCGACGCTGGACCAGATCCGCGGCGGCCAGGTGGTCGACCTGACCGACCAGGTCGCGCCCGCCAAGGACGACTTCAACCAGGCCGTGCTCGCGCCGAAGATCTGGCAGGACAAGATCTGGGCCGTCCCCCAGGTCGTCGACATGCAGCTGCTCTACTACCGCAAGAGCATGCTCGAGGACGCCGGGGTGCAGCCGCCCCGCACACTCGAGGAACTGGTCGACGCCGCCCGCGAGCTGACCGCCAAGGGCCGGAAGGACAAGGTCAAGGGGCTGTTCCTGGGGAACGACGGCGGCGCGGGCGCCCTCGGCGGCACCCCGCTGTACGCCGCCGGCCTCTCGGTCGTCACCGAGGACGGCAAGGTCGGCTTCGACGACCCGGCGGCGGCCCGCACGCTCGGGAAGATCCACGAGCTGTACGCCGACAAGTCCCTGCTCCTCGGCGCGCCCGCCGACTGGTCCGACCCGGCCGCCTTCACGCAGGGCCTGACCGCCATGCAGTGGTCGGGGCTGTGGGCGCTCCCGCAGGTGAAGAAGGCGCTGGGGGACGACTTCGGGGTGCTGCCGTTTCCGGCGGACGGCCCGGGCGGCAAGGTCGCGGTGCCGGTCGGCGCGTACGGCTCGGCGGTGAGCGCGCGCGGCAAGCACAAGAAGGAGGCCGCGGAGTTCGCGAAGTGGCTGTGGGTCGACCGCACGGACTACCAGCGGGACTTCGCGCTGTCGTACGGCTTCCACATCCCGGCCCGGATCTCCCTCGCCAAGAAGGCGAAGGAGCTGCGGTCCGGCGCGGCGGCCGACGCCGTCGCGTACGCCACGGACCACGGCTACGCCGAACCGCTGCTCTGGACCACCGCCTCGAAGACCGCCTATCAGGACGCGCTCAGCCGCATCATCAAGAACGGCGCGAACCCGGAGTCGGAGCTGACGGCGGTCGTACGGAAGACCGGCACCGAGCTGGACCGGGTCAGGAAGAAGTGATCCGCACGCTGCTGGGCGCCCAGAACCGCAACCTGTGGTTCTGGGTGTTCGTCGGCCCGTTCGCGGTCGGGCTGGCCCTGTTCACGTACGTACCGCTGCTCTGGAGCGTCTGGCTCAGCTTCTTCGACGCGCACAACACCGTCACCCCGACGCGCTTCGTCGGGCTGGACAACTACCTCGCGATGCTGGGCGACGGCGCGTTCCTCAGCAGCCTGGGGACGTTCCTGCTGTTCTCGGCGTTCATCGTGCCCGCGACGTACGTGCTGTCGCTGGGGCTGGCCCTGATGGTGAACCGGGTGCGCATCGCGCAGGCGTTCTTCCGGTCGGTCTTCTTCCTGCCGACCGCGTGCAGCTACGTCGTCGCCTCGCTGGTGTGGAAGCTGTCGATCTTCAACGGGGTGCGGTTCGGGCTGGCCAACACGGTGCTGGGGTGGTTCGGCGCCGATCAGACGGCATGGCTGTCGTCGACCGACCCGCCGTGGTACTGGCTGGTCATCGTCACCGTACGGCTCTGGCTCCAGGCCGGCTTCTACATGATCCTCTTCCTGGCCGGGCTGCAGCGGATCTCGCCCCGGCTGTACGAGGCGGCCGCGGTGGACGGCGCGAAGCCCGGCTGGCAGACGTTCCGGCACATCACCTTCCCGCAGCTGCGGGCGACTTCGGTGGCCGTCGTCCTGCTCCTCGTCATCAATGCCTTCCAGGCCTTCGACGAGTTCTACAACCTGCTCTCCGACTCCCGCGGTTACCCGCCGTACGCCCGGCCGCCGCTGGTCTACCTGTACTACATCGCGCTCGGCAGCGAGCAGAACCTCGGGCTCGGCAGCGCGGGCGCGGTGATCCTCGCGCTGATCATCGCGGTGGCGACCATCGTCCAGGCCCGCTGGTTCGGGCTGGGCCGCAAGGAGGACTGACCGGTGGACCAGGCACTCATCCGGGCGGGCCGGGCCCTGCGGCTGGCCCTGCTGCTCGTCCTCGCGCTGCTGTTCCTGATCCCGTTCTACCTGCTGCTGCGCAACGGGCTGGCGACCGAGGCCGACATCACGGCGCCGGACTGGACGTTCTTCCCGCGCTCCCTCCAGTGGGACAACGTCGGCGAGCTGTTCGCGGACCCGAACCTCCCCATGGCGCGGGCGCTGCTCAACTCCTCGGTGATCGCGGTGGCCACGACGCTGGGCACGCTGCTGCTCGCCTCGCTCGCCGGGTACGGTCTGGCCCGCATCCCGTACCGGCACGCGAACGCGGTGTTCTACGCGATCCTCGGCACGCTCATGGTCCCGGCGGCGGTCACCTTCGTGCCCAGCTTCGTCCTGGTTTCTTCCCTCGGCTGGATCTCGACCCTGCGCGGCCTGATCATCCCCACCCTTTTCTCCGCGTTCGCGTGCTTCGTCTTCCGGCAGTACTTCCTCGGCTTCCCGCGCGAGCTGGAGGACGCGGCGCGGGTGGACGGGCTGGGGTACTGGCGGACGTACTGGCGGGTGGTGGTGCCGAACTCGCGGCCGGTGTTCGCCGCGGTCGGCACGATCGTCTTCATCGGGGCGTGGAACGCCTTCCTGTGGCCGCTGGTGATCGGCCAGGACCGGGAGGCGTGGACGGTGCAGGTGGCGCTGTCCACGTTCACCACCGCGCAGAACGTCAACCTGCACGAGCTGTTCCTCGCGGCCGCGGTCTCGATCCTGCCGCTGGTCCTGGTCTTCTTCCTGCTCCAGCGGTACATCGTCGCCGGAGTGGAGCGGACCGGCATCGACGACTGAGCCGGGCCTGGTGACGCCCGGCGCTGGCCTGGTACGGTGCGAACATGATGGCGCTTACACCTTCCCGTGTGCGGGAGCCGCAGGACTGCGGCCCCCACGGTGAGTGCGCGCCCCGCGGCCTGAGCTTCCTGCGCCGCCGCGGCCGGGTGGGGTCTCCCCCGGCCTGCGCCTGTCGCTGACGTTCCACAGCACCGGCATCACCTACGCCCCTGCCCGCTGACCGGGCCCTGGGCGTGTTTCTCGCTTTCGCGTTCCCTGTCCCCCTAGGAGGACCAGTGACGATCATGGCTACCCCTGTCCTGCGCGACCACCGCATCCCCGACGGCGGCCTCTACGAAGGGCAGCGCATCCTGAACCGGCTGCCCGACGGCTGGGAGGAGCGCCCGTACGAGCGCTTCGAGGTCGTCCCGCAGGCCCGCACCATCGGCGCCGAGATCCGCGGCCTCGACCTCTCCCGCCCGCTGGACGACGCCCTGCGCGCGGAGCTGAACCGGGCGCTGCTGGAGTGGAAGGTGCTCTTCTTCCGCGGCGCGCACCTCACCTCG includes these proteins:
- a CDS encoding carbohydrate ABC transporter permease, which codes for MIRTLLGAQNRNLWFWVFVGPFAVGLALFTYVPLLWSVWLSFFDAHNTVTPTRFVGLDNYLAMLGDGAFLSSLGTFLLFSAFIVPATYVLSLGLALMVNRVRIAQAFFRSVFFLPTACSYVVASLVWKLSIFNGVRFGLANTVLGWFGADQTAWLSSTDPPWYWLVIVTVRLWLQAGFYMILFLAGLQRISPRLYEAAAVDGAKPGWQTFRHITFPQLRATSVAVVLLLVINAFQAFDEFYNLLSDSRGYPPYARPPLVYLYYIALGSEQNLGLGSAGAVILALIIAVATIVQARWFGLGRKED
- a CDS encoding carbohydrate ABC transporter permease produces the protein MDQALIRAGRALRLALLLVLALLFLIPFYLLLRNGLATEADITAPDWTFFPRSLQWDNVGELFADPNLPMARALLNSSVIAVATTLGTLLLASLAGYGLARIPYRHANAVFYAILGTLMVPAAVTFVPSFVLVSSLGWISTLRGLIIPTLFSAFACFVFRQYFLGFPRELEDAARVDGLGYWRTYWRVVVPNSRPVFAAVGTIVFIGAWNAFLWPLVIGQDREAWTVQVALSTFTTAQNVNLHELFLAAAVSILPLVLVFFLLQRYIVAGVERTGIDD